One segment of Clostridium ljungdahlii DSM 13528 DNA contains the following:
- a CDS encoding cupin domain-containing protein, which produces MKKLICVKDVETAEKQGQKVVYINCDTIVTPSAKDAARNSGIEFSTETPVPEVKKSCEVEVPCEVKGSCETKASELEKVFENGIDSEVIYKVFKVMMEKGLLNGVIDLITNKKPYLAETDAIGLKIVRGSSVKYEALDTGNPDDKVFYQEIINADDGSSMNAGFITIEDCKFDWETECQELYYVIEGTLTVTVDNKVYTAHPGDSVFFPKGAKIAFGSPDKMKAFYATY; this is translated from the coding sequence ATGAAAAAGTTAATTTGTGTAAAAGATGTTGAAACTGCAGAAAAGCAGGGTCAAAAAGTAGTGTATATTAATTGCGATACAATTGTTACTCCTTCAGCTAAAGATGCGGCTAGAAATAGTGGAATAGAATTTTCTACCGAAACTCCAGTTCCTGAAGTAAAGAAATCTTGTGAAGTAGAAGTTCCTTGTGAAGTAAAAGGTTCTTGTGAAACAAAAGCTTCTGAACTTGAAAAAGTTTTTGAAAATGGAATTGATAGTGAAGTAATTTATAAAGTATTCAAGGTAATGATGGAGAAAGGACTTTTGAATGGAGTGATTGATTTGATTACCAATAAGAAGCCTTATCTTGCTGAGACTGACGCTATCGGTTTGAAGATCGTTCGTGGTAGTTCAGTAAAGTATGAAGCACTAGATACAGGAAATCCTGATGATAAAGTATTTTATCAGGAAATAATCAATGCAGATGATGGTTCCTCAATGAATGCGGGATTTATTACAATTGAAGATTGCAAATTTGATTGGGAAACAGAATGTCAAGAACTTTACTATGTTATAGAGGGTACATTGACAGTAACAGTGGATAATAAAGTTTATACTGCACATCCTGGTGATTCAGTATTCTTCCCTAAGGGAGCTAAGATAGCATTTGGTTCACCTGACAAGATGAAAGCATTCTATGCTACATATTAG
- a CDS encoding BMC domain-containing protein encodes MSQAIGMVEFTSIARGIYAADQMVKTSEVEIVTAGSSCPGKYIAIVQGDVAAVEDSVSVGVRFAEEFLVDSIVIPNVNPAVFPAITGATMPDEVQALGIMESFSLSTMVIAADAILKSAELQPIELRLGNGLGGKSFFTFTGDVAAVETGVETGKAIAEEKGLLVNAEVIPSPSERLLASLF; translated from the coding sequence ATGTCACAAGCAATAGGAATGGTTGAGTTTACAAGCATTGCTCGTGGTATATATGCAGCAGACCAGATGGTAAAGACTTCTGAAGTGGAAATAGTTACAGCAGGTTCTTCTTGCCCAGGAAAGTATATTGCCATTGTTCAAGGTGATGTTGCAGCAGTTGAAGATTCAGTGAGTGTTGGTGTAAGATTTGCAGAAGAATTTTTAGTTGATTCTATTGTTATACCAAATGTCAACCCGGCAGTATTCCCTGCAATCACAGGTGCAACGATGCCAGATGAAGTTCAGGCTTTAGGAATTATGGAGTCTTTCTCCCTGTCAACAATGGTCATTGCTGCTGATGCAATTTTGAAATCTGCTGAATTGCAGCCAATTGAACTTCGTTTGGGAAATGGATTGGGAGGTAAGTCATTCTTTACTTTTACCGGAGATGTAGCTGCTGTTGAAACTGGTGTTGAAACAGGAAAAGCTATTGCAGAAGAAAAAGGGTTATTAGTAAATGCAGAGGTTATACCTTCACCGTCTGAAAGATTATTGGCATCATTGTTCTAA